The following proteins come from a genomic window of Ictalurus furcatus strain D&B chromosome 14, Billie_1.0, whole genome shotgun sequence:
- the LOC128617913 gene encoding protocadherin alpha-8-like — MSSLAMEGGRQRRKWQRYCMSLCFSLLICFTERVFAQIRYSTPEEVKSGSVVGNIAKDLGFDVSTLLNRRLRFVSGSNDALFELNPNSGFLSVREKIDREEICDGTSACLINLKLIVEKPLEIHYVEVEVTDVNDHSPSFNDNEQLIEISESTVPGEEFQLQPASDPDSGVNTIRFYKLSQSEHFELALRENGGEGQIPILKLRKSLDREQQKIHNLMLTAMDGGTPTRSGSINISVIVLDENDNRPKFSQEHYSVTIEENAQVGALVFRVIATDLDEGSNGNITFSFVKNLEKKVYNTFELDKNTGDVTVKGDIDFETTDTFRAIITASDKGQPPKTSNCRVVIKVADTNDNKPEIDITSLSDVVPENSKIGTVISIISVADKDSGVNGKVVCSTLDNVPFELKPSFKENMYSLVTSAQLDRERISHYEITIRAADLGQPPLSSVKTLSVQISDVNDNSPEFPQSPLELYLLENNSPGASIYSVSASDTDMNENAAITYQIIKGGEQNIASFLNINSETGVIHALMSFDYEAAKTFQFHVLATDSGTPSLSSNVTVNVFILDQNDNVPVILYPVSANGSAEGVEEIPRNANAGHLVTKVRAYDADIGYNGWLLFSLQEVSDHSLFALDRYTGQIRTLRSFTETDEAEHKLVILVKDNGNVSLSATATVIIKLVEPKEAFAASDVKNAVKEEEENNVTFYLIITLVSVSFLFIVSIIMLIVMQCSKSTDYSSKYLQDTNYDGTLCHSIQYRSGDKRYMLVGPRMSIGSTIVPGSNGNTLVIQDRRKRASMEVRVNKIFFFFNPFCSGLTLIISSSSNADIEMRSVLHRDRE, encoded by the exons ATGTCATCTTTAGCGATGGAAGGTGGAAGACAAAGGCGCAAATGGCAGAGATACTGCATGTCGCTGTGCTTTTCTTTGCTGATTTGCTTCACAGAGCGAGTGTTTGCGCAGATACGGTACTCTACTCCAGAGGAGGTGAAATCAGGTTCGGTTGTGGGAAATATTGCTAAGGATTTGGGTTTTGATGTAAGTACTTTGTTAAACAGGCGACTCCGTTTTGTTTCTGGTTCTAATGACGCCCTTTTTGAGCTAAATCCAAACAGTGGCTTTTTATCCGTTCGTGAGAAAATAGACAGAGAAGAGATATGTGATGGCACCAGTGCGTGTTTGATTAATCTAAAACTCATTGTGGAGAAGCCCCTAGAAATCCATTATGTGGAAGTTGAAGTTACCGACGTAAACGATCATTCGCCGAGTTTTAATGATAACGAACAGCTTATTGAAATATCTGAATCCACTGTGCCTGGTGAGGAATTTCAGTTGCAGCCTGCAAGCGACCCCGATTCTGGTGTAAATACAATTCGCTTTTATAAATTAAGCCAAAGTGAACATTTCGAACTTGCGCTTCGAGAAAATGGAGGAGAAGGACAAATACCCATTTTAAAATTACGCAAGTCATTAGACAGGGAGcaacaaaaaatacataatttgATGTTGACTGCCATGGACGGCGGAACCCCAACACGATCGGGGAgtataaatatttcagtgatAGTTCTAGATGAAAATGATAATAGACCAAAATTCAGCCAGGAACATTATTCTGTTACAATAGAAGAAAATGCTCAAGTTGGAGCTCTTGTTTTCAGAGTCATTGCCACTGATTTAGACGAAGGGTCAAATGGAAACATAACATTTTCTTTTGTGAAAAACCTTGAGAAAAAGGTGTACAATACTTTTGAGTTAGACAAAAATACAGGCGACGTTACCGTAAAAGGCGACATAGACTTCGAGACTACTGATACCTTTAGGGCTATTATAACGGCGTCAGATAAAGGACAACCACCTAAGACAAGTAACTGTAGAGTTGTGATAAAAGTAGCTGATACAAATGACAACAAACCCGAGATAGATATTACGTCTCTGTCTGACGTGGTCCCCGAAAACTCAAAAATAGGAACTGTAATTTCTATTATCAGTGTCGCTGACAAAGACTCCGGGGTCAACGGAAAGGTCGTTTGTAGCACATTAGACAACGTACCTTTTGAACTGAAGCCttcatttaaagaaaatatgtatTCCTTAGTGACCAGTGCACAATTAGATCGCGAGCGGATATCACATTACGAAATAACAATAAGAGCTGCAGATTTGGGACAGCCGCCACTATCTTCAGTTAAAACATTAAGCGTCCAAATATCAGATGTAAACGACAACAGCCCAGAATTTCCCCAGAGCCCTCTTGAGTTGTACCTACTTGAGAACAACTCACCTGGTGCATCTATATATTCTGTTAGCGCTTCGGACACAGACATGAACGAAAATGCTGCGATCACTTACCAAATCATTAAAGGAGGAGAACAAAATATTGCATCTTTCCTCAATATCAATTCTGAAACAGGAGTTATTCACGCGCTAATGAGCTTTGATTATGAAGCAGCTAAGACGTTCCAGTTTCACGTGCTCGCTACAGATTCTGGAACTCCGTCACTAAGCAGCAACGTCACAGTGAACGTGTTCATTCTGGATCAGAACGACAACGTTCCAGTGATCTTATATCCAGTCAGCGCTAACGGTTCTGCTGAAGGTGTGGAGGAGATTCCCCGCAATGCCAACGCAGGACATTTAGTGACTAAAGTGAGAGCCTATGACGCGGATATAGGATACAACGGCTGGTTATTATTTTCCCTGCAGGAAGTGAGTGACCACAGTCTCTTTGCTTTGGACCGCTATACAGGACAGATAAGGACCCTTCGCTCATTCACAGAAACAGATGAGGCTGAACATAAACTGGTCATACTGGTCAAAGACAATGGAAACGTTTCACTTTCAGCAACAGCGACTGTGATCATTAAACTTGTGGAGCCCAAAGAGGCATTTGCAGCATCCGATGTTAAAAACGCAgtaaaagaagaggaagaaaataatgttacattttatttgatcattacCTTGGTCTCAGTTTCGTTTCTTTTTATTGTCAGTATTATTATGCTGATTGTAATGCAGTGCTCCAAATCTACAGACTATTCCTCCAAGTATTTACAAGATACAAATTACGATGGGACACTGTGTCACAGCATCCAGTACAGATCCGGAGATAAACGCTACATGTTAGTTGGACCCAGAATGAGTATCGGTTCTACTATAGTTCCGGGCAGCAATGGGAATACTCTAGTGATACAAGATCGCAGGAAGAGAGCTTCTATGGAGGTAAGagttaataagattttttttttcttcaatccCTTTTGTTCGGGCCTTACACTAATTATATCATCTTCTAGCAATGCAGATATCGAG ATGAGGTCAGTGTTACATAGGGACAGAGAATAG
- the LOC128618355 gene encoding protocadherin alpha-2-like encodes MDKGTQWRIWESCWIALRISLLLCIGKQACAQIRYSVQEEVKEETVVGNIAKDLDLDLSTLVDRRFRIVSGPKDGLFQVNQNNGVLHVHKKIDREEACDSSNPCVFNLKIAVDSPLEIHYVVVDITDINDNAPRFPDKQQRVEIAESTLPGARFQLQSARDPDIGVHSVRSYKLSKNEHFDLEIKDRDDEKVPFLVLQKALDRERKAEHKLTLTAVDGGNPSRSGTLNVTVTVLDNNDNRPVFSQEVYTVHLQENVPIGTIVLKVNATDLDEGSNGQIIYSLGSNLNRKFDEVFDLDTVSGEIRVKSEIDFENTDVHRLDVLASDKGTPPMTVNCRVTVKILDVNDNDPEIEITSLSNVVPEDSKPGTVISLISVSDKDSGVNGKVICSLSTNIPFELKPSGQENMYSLITNSYLDRETISYYDITVTATDLGQPSLTAQKSLHVQISDVNDNSPEFSRNPIELYLMENNTPGASIFSVTASDKDMNENAVISYSILRGDGAKNNMPTFLSINSETGVIHALKSFDYEVTKTLQFHVLATDSGTPSLSSNVTVNVFILDQNDKVPVILYPVSANGSAEGVEEIPHNVNAGHLVTKVRAYDADIGYNGWLLFSLQEVSDHSLFALDRYTGQIRTLRSFTETDEAEHKLVILVKDNGNVSLSATATVIIKLVEPKEAFATSDVKNAVNHDESNDVTFYLIITLGSVSFLFIISIIVLIVMQCSKSADYSSKYLQDTNYDGTLCHSIQYRSGDKRYMLVGPRMSIGSTLVPGSNGNTLVVPDRRRRTSGEVRGESVIFIVQKRDSSYMYI; translated from the coding sequence ATGGATAAAGGCACACAATGGCGTATATGGGAGTCCTGCTGGATTGCGCTACGTATTTCGTTGCTGCTGTGCATCGGGAAGCAGGCTTGTGCTCAGATAAGATATTCTGTTCAAGAGGAGGTAAAAGAGGAGACAGTTGTGGGAAATATTGCGAAGGATTTGGATCTGGATTTAAGTACATTGGTGGACAGACGGTTCCGTATCGTTTCTGGACCTAAGGACGGTCTTTTCCAAGTAAACCAGAACAATGGCGTCTTGCATGTTCATAAAAAAATCGACAGAGAGGAGGCATGTGACAGCAGCAATCCCTGTGTATTTAACCTCAAAATCGCAGTTGACAGCCCACTGGAGATTCATTATGTGGTAGTAGACATTACGGATATAAATGACAACGCACCTAGATTTCCAGATAAGCAACAAAGAGTAGAGATCGCCGAGAGCACACTACCGGGTGCACGTTTTCAACTACAAAGTGCGCGCGATCCAGACATCGGCGTACATTCCGTGCGCTCTTACAAATTAAGCAAAAACGAACATTTCGATTTGGAAATAAAAGATAGAGACGACGAAAAGGTACCCTTCCTGGTTTTACAGAAAGCATTAGATAGGGAGCGTAAAGCTGAACATAAACTGACATTGACAGCGGTGGATGGTGGAAATCCATCAAGGTCTGGAACATTAAATGTCACTGTCACTGTTCTCGATAACAACGACAATCGTCCAGTCTTCAGTCAAGAGGTTTACACGGTACATTTACAGGAGAACGTTCCGATAGGTACTATTGTGTTGAAGGTGAACGCAACAGATCTAGACGAGGGTTCAAATGGGCAGATCATATACTCTCTTGGTAGCAACTTAAACCGTAAATTTGATGAAGTATTTGATTTGGATACAGTTTCGGGTGAAATACGAGTAAAAAGTGAAATAGATTTTGAAAATACTGATGTCCACAGATTAGATGTTTTGGCTTCGGATAAAGGCACACCTCCAATGACTGTCAATTGCAGGGTCACTGTGAAAATTTTAGATGTAAATGATAACGATCCTGAAATAGAAATTACATCACTCTCTAATGTGGTGCCTGAAGATTCCAAACCGGGAACAGTTATTTCGTTAATCAGTGTTTCAGACAAAGACTCTGGTGTGAACGGGAAGGTTATATGTTCTTTGTCAACAAACATACCTTTTGAACTAAAACCGTCTGGACAGGAAAATATGTACTCTTTAATTACAAACTCATATTTGGACAGAGAGACGATTTCCTATTACGACATTACTGTAACAGCCACAGACCTGGGCCAACCTTCTCTAACTGCACAAAAGAGTTTGCATGTGCAAATATCAGATGTGAATGATAATAGTCCAGAGTTTTCTCGAAATCCCATAGAATTATATCTAATGGAAAATAACACTCCCGGTGCTTCTATATTTTCTGTAACTGCATCAGACAAAGACATGAATGAAAATGCAGTAATCTCATATAGCATTCTTAGAGGTGATGGTGCAAAGAACAACATGCCTACATTTCTAAGTATCAATTCTGAAACAGGAGTTATTCACGCGTTAAAGAGTTTTGATTATGAAGTAACCAAAACGCTCCAGTTCCACGTGCTCGCTACAGATTCTGGAACTCCGTCACTAAGCAGCAACGTCACAGTGAACGTGTTCATTCTGGATCAGAACGACAAAGTTCCAGTGATCTTATATCCAGTCAGCGCTAACGGTTCTGCTGAAGGTGTGGAGGAGATTCCCCACAATGTCAACGCAGGACATTTAGTGACTAAAGTGAGAGCCTATGACGCAGATATAGGATACAACGGCTGGTTATTATTTTCACTGCAGGAAGTGAGTGACCACAGTCTCTTTGCTTTGGACCGCTATACAGGACAGATAAGGACCCTTCGCTCATTCACAGAAACAGATGAGGCTGAACATAAATTGGTCATACTGGTCAAAGACAATGGAAACGTTTCCCTTTCAGCAACAGCAACTGTGATTATCAAACTTGTGGAGCCCAAAGAGGCGTTTGCAACTTCTGATGTTAAAAACGCAGTGAACCATGACGAGTCGAATGAcgtgacattttatttgatcattacCTTGGGCTcggtttcatttcttttcatcatCAGTATCATCGTGCTGATTGTAATGCAGTGCTCCAAATCTGCAGACTATTCCTCCAAATATTTACAAGATACGAATTACGACGGGACACTGTGTCACAGCATCCAGTACAGATCCGGAGATAAACGCTACATGCTAGTTGGGCCCAGAATGAGTATCGGTTCGACTCTAGTTCCAGGAAGTAATGGGAATACGTTAGTTGTACCAGATCGCAGGAGGAGAACTTCTGGTGAGGTAAGAGGCGAGTCAGTCatctttattgttcaaaaaagaGACTCCtcttatatgtatatataa
- the LOC128617843 gene encoding protocadherin alpha-3-like, which produces MMDNCEQRRRWEYCWIAIGFMVLNCFERQVSAQIKYLIPEEVKEGSVVGNIAKDLSLDLSTLVERRFRIVSGANGAFFQVNQNNGVLSVLKKIDREEVCDGLASCILNLKIAVDNPLEIHYIVVEISDVNDHSPWFPEKEQHFEIAENTLTGARFELQSARDPDIGTNSICTYALSKNNYFVLEMRDNIEEEKTPVLVLHNALDREQNGKHSLVLTAADGGTPPRSGTLNITVTVLDINDNRPVCSKDVYYVTLRENTPVGTLVVRVNATDLDEGLNGDIMYSFGRTIRRKVHDTFTLDGITGEIQIKEPIDFEENEVYRLNIQASDKGQPAMTTDCRVIIKITDENDNYPEIDVTSLSNVVPENSQPGTVVSLISVADKDIGVNGKVICSISNDVPFELKSSVQENMYSLATKQRLDRELVSQYDIVIKAIDLGQPPLSTFKSLTVHVSDVNDNVPEFTPNPLELYLMENNVPGALIFSVSASDKDLNENAAISYQIIRNTDKLGLSISQSRTMKNDMATFLNVNPETGIISALKSFDFETTKTFQFHVLATDSGTPALSSNVTVNVFILDQNDNVPVILYPVSANGSAEGVEEIPRNVNAGHLVTKVRAYDADIGYNGWLLFSLQEVSDHSLFALDRYTGQIRTLRSFTETDDAEHKLVILVKDNGNVSLSATATVIIKLVEPKEAFAASDVKNAVKEEEENNVTIYLIVTLGSVSFLFIISIIVLIVMQCSKSTDYSSKYLQDTNYDGTLCHSIQYRSGDKRYMLVGPRMSIGSDMHPASNRNTLLVPDRRSRPSDAVGL; this is translated from the coding sequence ATGATGGATAACTGCGAACAAAGGCGGAGATGGGAGTACTGCTGGATTGCTATAGGTTTCATGGTGCTGAACTGTTTCGAGAGGCAGGTTTCTGCTCAGATAAAATACCTTATTCCAGAGGAAGTGAAAGAGGGCTCGGTTGTGGGAAATATTGCGAAGGATTTGAGTCTTGACCTCAGTACTTTAGTGGAAAGGCGGTTTCGTATCGTTTCTGGAGCAAACGGTGCTTTTTTCCAGGTAAATCAGAACAATGGTGTCCTGTCTGTTCTTAAGAAAATCGACAGAGAGGAGGTATGTGATGGCCTTGCTTCATGCATCCTAAATTTAAAAATCGCCGTCGACAATCCGCTAGAGATTCATTATATTGTTGTAGAAATCTCCGATGTTAATGATCATAGTCCTTGGTTTCCCGAGAAAGAACAGCATTTTGAAATTGCTGAAAACACTTTAACAGGGGCACGCTTCGAGCTCCAAAGCGCCCGTGATCCAGACATCGGCACTAATTCTATTTGCACATATGCGCTATCAAAAAATAACTACTTTGTCTTAGAAATGAGGGATAATATAGAGGAGGAGAAAACCCCCGTTTTAGTTTTACACAATGCTTTAGACAGAGAGCAAAACGGAAAACATAGTTTAGTTTTGACCGCAGCAGATGGAGGGACTCCTCCAAGATCAGGTACATTAAACATTACTGTTACTGTCCTTGATATCAATGACAATCGGCCAGTATGCAGTAAAGATGTTTATTATGTTACCCTAAGAGAAAATACACCTGTAGGCACATTAGTAGTACGTGTCAACGCGACAGATTTAGATGAGGGCTTAAATGGCGATATAATGTACAGTTTTGGTAGAACTATTCGACGAAAAGTGCATGACACATTTACCCTGGATGGTATCACCGGTGAAATACAAATTAAAGAGCCTATTGACTTTGAAGAAAATGAAGTATATAGACTAAACATACAGGCCTCGGATAAAGGGCAGCCGGCAATGACAACTGACTGTAGAGTGATTATAAAGATTACTGACGAAAATGACAATTATCCAGAGATAGATGTGACATCACTTTCTAACGTGGTGCCCGAAAATTCACAACCTGGCACGGTTGTTTCTTTAATTAGTGTCGCAGATAAAGACATTGGTGTTAATGGTAAAGTTATTTGTAGTATCTCCAATGATGTACCCTTTGAGCTAAAGTCATCCGTTCAGGAGAACATGTACTCATTAGCTACTAAACAACGGTTAGACCGAGAACTTGTTTCACAATATGACATCGTGATAAAAGCCATTGATTTAGGTCAGCCTCCGCTGTCCACATTCAAATCTTTGACTGTTCACGTTTCAGATGTTAATGATAATGTTCCGGAATTTACCCCAAATCCTCTTGAACTGTACTTGATGGAAAATAACGTTCCCGGTGCTTTGATATTCTCTGTCAGCGCGTCTGACAAAGATCTGAATGAAAATGCTGCGATTTCTTACCAAATTATTAGAAACACAGACAAATTAGGATTGAGCATTTCACAGAGCCGTACGATGAAGAATGATATGGCAACATTCTTAAATGTCAATCCAGAAACAGGCATTATTAGTGCACTAAAAAGTTTTGATTTTGAGACTACTAAAACGTTCCAGTTTCACGTGCTCGCTACAGATTCTGGAACTCCGGCACTGAGCAGCAACGTCACAGTGAACGTGTTCATTCTGGATCAGAACGACAACGTTCCAGTGATCTTATATCCAGTCAGCGCTAACGGTTCTGCTGAAGGTGTGGAGGAGATTCCCCGCAATGTCAACGCAGGACATTTAGTGACTAAAGTGAGAGCCTATGACGCGGATATAGGATACAACGGCTGGTTATTATTTTCCCTGCAGGAAGTGAGTGACCACAGTCTCTTTGCTTTGGACCGTTATACAGGACAGATAAGGACCCTTCGCTCATTCACAGAAACAGATGATGCTGAACATAAGCTGGTCATACTGGTCAAAGACAATGGAAACGTTTCACTTTCAGCAACAGCGACTGTGATTATCAAACTTGTTGAGCCCAAAGAGGCTTTTGCAGCTTCTGATGTTAAAAACGCAgtaaaagaagaggaagaaaataatGTTACTATTTATTTGATCGTTACCTTGGGCTCGGTTTCgtttctgtttattatcagtatCATTGTGCTGATTGTAATGCAGTGCTCCAAATCTACAGACTATTCCTCCAAGTATTTACAAGATACAAATTACGACGGGACGCTGTGTCACAGCATCCAATACAGATCCGGAGATAAACGCTACATGTTAGTTGGACCCAGAATGAGTATCGGTTCTGATATGCATCCAGCAAGTAATCGGAATACACTATTGGTACCAGATCGCAGGAGCAGGCCTTCTGATGCGGTAGGactttaa
- the LOC128617840 gene encoding protocadherin beta-15-like: MEELGQRRRLKHWRIALFFSMLMCFADKGSTHIRYSVPEEVIDGTVVGNLAKDLGLDVNTLVDRRFRIVSGSNDAIFRLNQNNGVLYVHTKIDREQICDGNNPCVIDLKVVVENPLEVHYVGVDITDVNDHAPAFPEKQQRLEIAESTLPGARFQLQSARDPDIGVNSVHVYKISQNEHFDLEIRDRGDEKVPFMVLQKALDRERKAEHELTLTAVDGGNPAKAGTLNVTVTVLDINDNRPVFTQEVYKVHLLENSPVGTIVIKVSATDLDDGSNGEIIYSLSSKLSRKVYDVFDLDAASGEIWVKRKIDFESTEVYRLDVLASDKGTPPMTVDCRVIVKILDVNDNAPEIEIMSLSNSVPEDSKPGTVISLINILDKDAGVNGKVLCTLSQAIPFELKPSIKDNMYSLITKSRLDREETSRYDITLTASDLGQPPQTAQRTLSVQVSDVNDNSPQFSQNPIELYLTENNISGDTIFSVTASDKDMNENAVISYSILRADSVKNNWPIFLSINSETGVIHALKSFDYEVTKTFQFHVLASDSGIPSLSSNVTVNVFIMDQNDNAPVILYPVSANGSAEGVEEIPRNVNAGHLVTKVRAYDADIGYNGWLLFSLQEVSDHSLFALDRYTGQIRTLRPFTETDEAEHKLVILVKDNGNVSLSATATVIIKLVEPKEAFAASDIKSSVNDVEENNITFYLIITLGSVSVLFVISIIVLIIMQCSKSTDYSSKYLQDANYDGTLCHSIQYRSGDKRYMLVGPRTSIGSTLIPGSNGNTLVVHDRRRRTSGEGHGNLEPIPESIEHKAGYTLDRVPIHRRAQSSKIFE; the protein is encoded by the exons ATGGAAGAATTGGGACAAAGGAGAAGACTGAAGCACTGGCGGATTGCTCTGTTTTTTTCTATGCTGATGTGCTTTGCGGACAAAGGTTCAACTCACATAAGGTACTCAGTGCCAGAGGAGGTGATTGATGGAACTGTTGTCGGAAATCTTGCTAAAGATTTGGGTCTTGATGTGAATACTTTGGTGGACAGACGTTTCCGTATCGTTTCTGGATCTAATGACGCTATTTTCCGGCTTAATCAGAACAATGGCGTTTTATATGTTCATACAAAGATCGACAGAGAACAAATATGTGATGGCAATAATCCCTGCGTTATAGACCTTAAAGTTGTAGTGGAAAACCCACTGGAGGTTCATTATGTGGGAGTAGATATTACTGATGTAAATGACCACGCTCCTGCTTTTCCAGAAAAGCAACAAAGGTTAGAGATTGCGGAGAGCACATTACCGGGTGCGCGCTTTCAGCTCCAAAGTGCGCGTGATCCAGATATCGGTGTGAATTCAGTGCATGTGTATAAAATAAGTCAGAATGAGCACTTTGACTTAGAGATAAGAGACAGGGGTGACGAAAAGGTACCATTCATGGTTTTACAAAAAGCACTGGATAGAGAGCGTAAAGCCGAGCATGAACTGACACTGACAGCAGTGGATGGTGGAAATCCAGCAAAGGCTGGAACTTTAAATGTCACTGTCACTGTTCTGGATATCAATGACAATCGTCCAGTGTTCACTCAAGAGGTTTACAAAGTACATTTACTGGAAAACTCTCCAGTAGGAACCATAGTAATAAAGGTGAGCGCAACCGATCTCGACGATGGTTCAAATGGAGAGATAATTTACTCGCTTAGTAGTAAATTAAGTCGTAAGGTTTATGATGTATTTGACTTGGACGCAGCTTCGGGTGAAATTTGGGTAAAAAGGAAAATAGACTTTGAAAGCACTGAGGTGTACAGATTAGATGTTTTGGCCTCTGATAAAGGCACACCTCCAATGACTGTCGATTGCAGGGTTATTGTGAAAATTTTAGATGTAAATGATAACGCTCCTGAAATAGAAATTATGTCACTTTCTAATTCAGTGCCTGAAGATTCCAAACCTGGAACagttatttcattaattaatattttggaTAAAGACGCTGGTGTAAATGGAAAAGTCTTGTGTACTTTGTCCCAGGCCATTCCCTTTGAATTAAAACCGTCCATAAAGGACAATATGTACTCTTTAATTACAAAATCGCGTTTAGACAGAGAGGAGACCTCCCGTTATGACATTACATTAACTGCTTCAGACCTGGGCCAACCTCCTCAAACTGCACAAAGAACCCTGAGCGTGCAGGTGTCAGACGTGAATGATAACAGTCCACAGTTTTCTCAAAATCCTATTGAACTTTATTTAACGGAAAATAACATCAGCGGTGATACTATATTTAGTGTAACCGCATCGGATAAAGACATGAATGAAAATGCAGTAATCTCATACAGCATTCTTAGAGCAGATAGTGTAAAGAACAACTGGCCTATATTTCTAAGTATTAACTCTGAAACAGGAGTTATTCACGCGCTAAAGAGTTTTGATTATGAAGTAACCAAAACGTTCCAGTTCCACGTGCTCGCTTCAGATTCTGGAATTCCGTCACTAAGCAGCAACGTCACAGTGAACGTCTTCATTATGGATCAAAACGACAACGCTCCAGTGATCTTATATCCAGTCAGCGCTAACGGTTCTGCTGAAGGTGTGGAGGAGATTCCCCGCAATGTCAACGCAGGACATTTAGTGACTAAAGTGAGAGCCTATGACGCGGATATAGGATACAACGGCTGGTTATTATTTTCACTGCAGGAAGTGAGTGACCACAGTCTCTTTGCTTTGGACCGTTATACAGGACAGATAAGGACCCTTCGTCCATTCACAGAAACAGATGAGGCTGAACATAAACTGGTCATACTGGTCAAAGACAATGGAAACGTTTCACTTTCAGCAACAGCCACTGTGATTATCAAACTTGTTGAGCCCAAAGAGGCTTTTGCAGCGTCTGATATTAAAAGTTCGGTAAATGATGTAGAGgaaaataacattacattttatttgatcattacCCTGGGCTctgtttcagtgctttttgtaaTCAGCATTatagtgttaataataatgcagtGCTCCAAGTCTACAGACTATTCCTCCAAGTATTTGCAAGATGCAAATTACGACGGGACACTGTGTCACAGTATCCAGTACAGATCCGGAGATAAACGCTACATGTTAGTTGGACCAAGAACGAGTATCGGTTCTACTCTAATTCCAGGAAGTAATGGGAATACTCTAGTGGTACATGATCGCAGGAGAAGAACTTCTGGTGAG ggtcacgggaacctggagcctatcccagagagcatcgagcacaaggcggggtacaccctggacagggtgccaatccatcgcagggcacaatccagtaaaatatttgaataa